In one window of Halorubrum sp. BV1 DNA:
- a CDS encoding NADP-dependent malic enzyme yields MTLEDDSLEYHEADPPGKIEIATTKPTNTQRDLSLAYSPGVAGPCRKIAESPEKAYDYTAKGNLVGVVSNGSAVLGLGNIGATASKPVMEGKGVLFKRFADVDVFDVELDIDDTDAFCEAVAAMEPTFGGINLEDIKAPECFQIEERLQDEMDIPVFHDDQHGTAIINGSGLINAADIVDKDLGDMKVVFSGAGASALATAHFYVSLGVDPDNIVLCDSTGIITEERAEAGDVNEYKRVFARDIEDGDLADAMEGADVLVGLSAGGIVSQDMVRSMANNPIIFAMANPTPEIGYEEGKNARDDTVIMATGRSDYPNQVNNVLGFPFIFRGALDVRASEINEDMKVACAEALAELARKDVPDAVLKAYGDEPLQFGPEYILPKPVDPRVLFEVAPAVAEAAMESGAAREEVDLDEYRNALEARVGKSREMMRIVFNKAKQDPKRIALAEGEDEKMIRAAYQLSEQGIAEPVLLGDQDAITATIDELGLDYEPMVNDPTNAEYDAYADRLHELRKRKGITRSEAGELVRTSTNYLGSVMVDQNDADALLTGLTHHYPSALRPPLQVIGTADDAEYVSGVYMLTIGNRVVFFADVTVNRDTDADVLAETTRHTAELARQFNVEPRAALLSYSNFGSVEGEEMRAPRDAAAMLREDAAVDFPVDGEMQADTALVEEMLTDTYEFSDLDEPANVLVFPNLESGNIGYKLLQRLGDAEAIGPMLVGMDEPVHVLQRGDEVKDIVNLAAVAVVDAQERE; encoded by the coding sequence ATGACTCTGGAAGACGATTCACTGGAGTATCACGAGGCTGACCCGCCGGGGAAAATCGAGATCGCGACCACGAAACCGACGAACACGCAGCGTGACCTCTCGCTCGCGTACTCGCCGGGCGTCGCGGGGCCGTGTCGAAAGATCGCGGAGTCGCCGGAGAAGGCGTACGACTACACCGCGAAGGGGAACCTAGTCGGCGTCGTCTCGAACGGGTCTGCCGTCCTCGGACTCGGGAACATCGGTGCCACGGCGTCGAAGCCCGTCATGGAGGGGAAAGGCGTACTGTTCAAGCGGTTCGCTGACGTCGACGTGTTCGACGTCGAACTCGACATCGACGACACCGACGCCTTCTGCGAGGCCGTCGCCGCGATGGAGCCGACCTTCGGGGGGATCAACCTCGAAGACATCAAGGCACCCGAGTGCTTCCAGATCGAAGAGCGACTCCAAGACGAGATGGACATCCCCGTGTTCCACGACGACCAGCACGGCACCGCCATCATCAACGGATCCGGGCTGATCAACGCGGCCGACATCGTCGACAAGGACCTCGGCGACATGAAAGTCGTCTTCTCCGGGGCCGGCGCATCGGCGCTCGCAACAGCGCACTTTTACGTCTCGCTCGGCGTCGACCCCGACAACATCGTGCTCTGTGACTCGACCGGCATCATCACCGAGGAACGGGCCGAGGCCGGCGACGTCAACGAGTACAAGCGGGTGTTCGCCCGAGACATCGAGGACGGCGATCTCGCCGACGCGATGGAGGGCGCGGACGTGCTCGTCGGCCTCTCGGCCGGCGGCATCGTCTCACAGGACATGGTTCGTTCGATGGCGAACAACCCGATCATCTTCGCGATGGCGAACCCGACTCCCGAGATCGGCTACGAGGAGGGGAAAAACGCCCGCGACGACACCGTGATCATGGCGACGGGCCGCTCTGACTACCCGAACCAGGTGAACAACGTCCTCGGGTTCCCGTTCATCTTCCGCGGCGCGCTCGACGTGCGTGCTTCGGAGATCAACGAGGACATGAAAGTCGCCTGCGCCGAGGCGCTCGCGGAACTCGCCCGCAAGGACGTTCCCGACGCGGTGTTGAAGGCGTACGGCGACGAGCCGCTGCAGTTCGGTCCGGAGTACATCCTGCCGAAACCCGTCGATCCGCGCGTCCTCTTCGAGGTCGCGCCGGCGGTCGCCGAGGCGGCGATGGAGTCCGGCGCGGCGCGCGAGGAAGTCGATCTGGACGAGTACCGCAACGCGCTTGAGGCGCGCGTGGGCAAGTCCCGCGAGATGATGCGGATCGTCTTCAACAAGGCCAAACAGGACCCGAAGCGCATCGCGCTCGCGGAGGGCGAAGACGAGAAGATGATCCGCGCGGCCTACCAGCTCTCGGAGCAGGGGATCGCAGAGCCCGTGCTGTTGGGCGATCAGGACGCGATCACGGCCACGATCGACGAGCTTGGGCTCGATTACGAGCCGATGGTCAACGACCCGACAAACGCCGAGTACGACGCGTACGCGGACCGACTGCACGAGCTCCGCAAGCGCAAGGGTATCACCCGCAGCGAGGCGGGCGAACTCGTCCGGACCAGCACGAACTACCTCGGCAGCGTGATGGTCGACCAAAACGACGCGGACGCCCTGCTCACCGGGCTAACACACCACTATCCGTCCGCGCTTCGGCCGCCGCTTCAGGTCATTGGGACCGCCGACGACGCCGAGTACGTCTCCGGCGTCTACATGCTGACCATCGGGAACCGCGTGGTGTTCTTCGCCGACGTCACCGTCAACCGCGACACCGACGCCGACGTGCTCGCGGAGACGACGCGACACACCGCAGAGCTGGCGCGACAGTTCAACGTCGAGCCGCGCGCGGCGCTGCTCTCGTACTCCAACTTCGGGAGCGTCGAGGGCGAGGAGATGCGAGCTCCACGGGACGCCGCGGCCATGCTCCGCGAGGACGCCGCGGTGGACTTCCCGGTCGACGGCGAGATGCAGGCGGACACGGCGCTCGTCGAGGAGATGCTCACCGACACCTACGAGTTCTCAGACCTCGACGAGCCCGCCAACGTCCTCGTGTTCCCGAACCTCGAGTCCGGGAACATCGGGTACAAGCTGCTCCAGCGCCTCGGCGACGCAGAGGCCATCGGCCCGATGCTCGTCGGCATGGACGAACCGGTCCATGTGCTCCAGCGCGGCGACGAGGTGAAAGACATCGTCAACCTCGCCGCCGTCGCCGTCGTCGACGCCCAAGAGCGCGAGTAG
- a CDS encoding FAD-binding and (Fe-S)-binding domain-containing protein translates to MASKNTPPDPSTDPRTNYDYRGGDDTDSALVSDLDGLVDGDVRFDEYSKQMYSTDASAYEVTPIGVVYPTSTADVAAVTEYCAEGGIPVLPRGGGTSLAGQSVNEAVVLDFTRYMTDVLDVDPDGRQARAMTGITLGELNRTLEPHDLKFAPDPSTADRSALGGAIGNNTTGAHSLKYGKTDAYVEEVEAVLADGSVETFGEIAVSELREDADPDGALLERIYAEVVRILDEEADEIDDRYPDLKRNVSGYNLDVLVEESESGTVNLAKLLVGSEGTLAIVTEAEISLEPIPETKGVGLLTYHSLMDAMEDVGPILEHDAAAVEVLDGVLVDLARDLEEFKDVIGLLPDETDSFLLIEFYADTEEEAKARVDDLLDDRVGDLAFDGMAAYDEETQKKFWKMRKASTPILLSRTGDEKHIAFIEDLAIPPEHLPEYTKEFKQIFEDHDTFGSFYAHAGPGCMHVRPLINTKTAEGTETMESISDAATDLAVRLGGSVSGEHGDGRARTQWNRKLYGDRLWNVFRDLKTAFDPDWLLNPGSVCGDHDMTENLRFGEDYEFDAGFEPALEWDNDNGFQGMAELCHGCGGCRTSQDGAGGVMCPTYRASQEEITSTRGRANLLRQAMSGDLDDDEQFDTEFMHEVLDLCVGCKGCSIDCPSEVDMAKMKVEVENAHHEKHGADLRSKLFANVETLSKLGSATAPLSNLGTKIPGARAVMEKTLGIARERSLPTFYRETFVDWWSARGGSTVSESSAEHRVVLVPDTVTNYNNPDAGKAAVRVLEAAGVHVEVAEDITDSGRPAHSKGLLGKARETAEANVAALSPRVEDGRDVVVVEPSDAVMFQSDYLDLLSSDAAATVAENTYGVLEYVDVNRLDEALDADGGAERLTYHGHCHQKSVKKDHHAVGVLRRTGFRVDPLDTSCCGMAGTFGYEAEHYSMSQAIGSMLFDRIDDSDGDSVVAPGASCRTQIGDEYDEKPPHPIEKLADALA, encoded by the coding sequence ATGGCTTCCAAAAACACACCTCCCGACCCATCCACAGATCCGCGGACGAACTACGATTACCGCGGCGGGGACGACACCGACTCTGCGCTCGTTTCCGACCTCGACGGGCTCGTCGACGGCGACGTGCGCTTCGACGAGTACTCGAAACAGATGTATTCGACTGACGCGTCGGCGTACGAGGTGACGCCGATCGGTGTCGTCTACCCGACCTCGACCGCGGACGTCGCGGCCGTGACGGAGTACTGCGCCGAAGGGGGTATCCCAGTACTGCCCCGCGGCGGCGGGACGAGCCTCGCCGGGCAGTCCGTCAATGAGGCGGTCGTCTTGGATTTCACCCGGTACATGACCGACGTCCTCGACGTCGACCCCGACGGCCGGCAGGCGCGGGCGATGACCGGGATCACGCTCGGCGAGCTAAACCGGACGCTCGAACCGCACGACCTGAAGTTCGCGCCCGACCCGTCGACCGCCGACCGGAGCGCGCTCGGCGGCGCGATCGGGAACAACACGACCGGCGCGCACTCGCTCAAGTACGGGAAGACCGACGCCTACGTCGAGGAGGTCGAAGCGGTGTTGGCCGACGGCAGCGTCGAGACGTTCGGCGAGATCGCGGTGTCGGAGCTGCGCGAGGACGCGGACCCCGACGGTGCGCTCCTCGAACGGATCTACGCCGAGGTCGTCCGCATCCTCGACGAGGAGGCAGACGAGATCGACGACCGGTACCCCGACCTCAAGCGGAACGTCTCGGGGTACAACCTCGACGTGCTGGTCGAGGAGTCCGAGTCGGGAACGGTGAACCTCGCCAAGCTCCTCGTCGGCAGCGAGGGGACGCTGGCGATCGTCACCGAAGCCGAGATCAGCTTGGAGCCGATCCCGGAGACGAAAGGGGTCGGCCTGCTCACGTACCACAGCCTGATGGACGCGATGGAGGACGTGGGTCCCATCCTCGAACACGACGCGGCCGCGGTCGAAGTGCTCGACGGCGTCCTCGTCGATCTGGCGCGCGATTTAGAGGAGTTCAAAGACGTCATCGGTCTGCTCCCGGACGAGACGGACTCGTTCCTGTTGATCGAGTTCTACGCCGACACCGAGGAAGAGGCCAAAGCGCGGGTCGACGACCTCCTCGACGATCGCGTCGGCGATCTGGCGTTCGACGGGATGGCCGCGTACGACGAGGAGACCCAGAAGAAGTTCTGGAAGATGCGGAAGGCGTCGACGCCGATCCTACTTTCGCGGACCGGCGACGAGAAGCACATCGCGTTCATCGAGGACCTCGCGATCCCGCCCGAGCACCTGCCCGAGTACACGAAGGAGTTCAAGCAGATCTTCGAGGACCACGACACGTTCGGGAGCTTCTACGCCCACGCCGGCCCGGGCTGTATGCACGTCCGGCCGCTCATCAACACGAAGACGGCGGAGGGGACGGAGACGATGGAGTCCATCTCCGACGCCGCGACCGACCTCGCCGTGCGCCTCGGCGGGTCGGTGTCGGGCGAGCACGGTGACGGCCGCGCGCGGACGCAGTGGAATCGGAAGCTGTACGGCGATAGGCTCTGGAACGTGTTCCGGGACCTGAAGACCGCGTTCGACCCCGACTGGCTCCTCAACCCCGGCAGCGTCTGCGGCGACCACGACATGACAGAGAACCTCCGGTTCGGCGAGGACTACGAGTTCGACGCCGGCTTCGAGCCCGCCTTGGAGTGGGACAACGACAACGGGTTCCAGGGGATGGCCGAGCTCTGTCACGGCTGTGGCGGCTGTCGCACCAGCCAGGACGGGGCCGGCGGCGTGATGTGTCCGACCTACCGGGCCTCCCAAGAGGAGATCACGAGCACGCGCGGTCGGGCGAACCTCCTCCGGCAGGCGATGAGCGGCGACCTCGACGACGACGAGCAGTTCGACACGGAGTTCATGCACGAGGTGTTAGACCTCTGTGTCGGCTGTAAGGGCTGTTCGATCGACTGTCCGAGCGAGGTCGACATGGCGAAGATGAAAGTCGAGGTGGAGAACGCCCACCACGAGAAACACGGCGCGGACCTCCGCTCGAAGCTGTTCGCCAACGTCGAGACGCTCTCGAAGCTGGGGAGCGCGACCGCTCCCCTCTCGAACCTCGGCACCAAGATCCCGGGCGCACGCGCCGTGATGGAGAAGACGCTCGGGATCGCCCGCGAGCGCTCGCTCCCGACGTTCTATCGGGAGACGTTCGTCGACTGGTGGAGCGCGCGCGGCGGGTCGACGGTGAGCGAGTCGTCCGCGGAACACCGCGTCGTCCTCGTGCCCGACACGGTCACCAACTACAACAACCCCGACGCCGGCAAGGCAGCGGTCCGGGTGCTCGAAGCCGCCGGCGTCCACGTCGAAGTCGCCGAAGACATCACAGACAGCGGTCGGCCGGCCCACTCGAAGGGGCTGTTGGGGAAGGCGCGCGAGACCGCCGAAGCCAACGTCGCGGCGCTTTCCCCTCGCGTCGAAGACGGCCGCGACGTGGTCGTCGTCGAGCCCTCTGATGCCGTCATGTTCCAGTCCGACTACCTCGATTTGCTCTCGTCTGACGCCGCGGCGACCGTCGCCGAAAACACCTACGGCGTGTTAGAGTACGTCGACGTCAACCGGCTTGACGAGGCGCTCGACGCCGACGGCGGCGCAGAGCGGCTCACCTACCACGGTCACTGTCACCAGAAATCGGTGAAGAAGGACCACCACGCGGTCGGCGTGCTCCGCCGGACGGGTTTCCGGGTCGACCCGCTCGACACGAGCTGTTGCGGGATGGCGGGGACGTTCGGCTACGAGGCCGAGCACTACTCGATGAGTCAGGCGATCGGGTCGATGCTGTTCGACCGGATCGACGACAGCGACGGCGACAGCGTCGTCGCGCCGGGCGCGTCCTGCCGGACGCAGATCGGCGACGAATACGACGAGAAGCCGCCGCATCCGATAGAGAAGCTCGCCGACGCGCTCGCGTAA